The Cystobacter fuscus DSM 2262 genome contains a region encoding:
- a CDS encoding DUF2293 domain-containing protein, with protein MSDSLTVSPTSDPRRVRAADGSVLTVPAGWALLPPGDAGLTRRVKAAGPSWTVVEKKGRKIFSRGVWAPEAHITAAQAALEAERATPAYARRREADVRRREREQSEYEVDFANAVLRFLAFSPSFLPHAKLMAVAVSAHATPVGSGTVARTERIPIERRAEAAVIAWMRHQTTAYDNLSIARVKGARREVRRELAEVSRAVLDLHRREGSHPVAACPLCKALARLGPGQSS; from the coding sequence ATGAGCGACTCCCTGACCGTGTCCCCCACGAGCGACCCGCGCCGCGTGCGCGCGGCCGATGGCTCCGTCCTCACCGTGCCCGCTGGCTGGGCCCTGCTGCCCCCGGGCGACGCGGGCCTCACGCGCCGGGTGAAGGCCGCCGGCCCGAGCTGGACGGTGGTGGAGAAGAAGGGCCGTAAGATTTTCTCCCGGGGTGTCTGGGCGCCCGAGGCCCACATCACCGCCGCGCAGGCGGCCCTGGAGGCCGAGCGCGCCACCCCGGCCTATGCCCGCCGCCGCGAGGCCGACGTGCGCCGCCGCGAGCGCGAGCAGTCCGAGTACGAGGTGGACTTCGCCAACGCGGTGCTGCGCTTCCTCGCGTTTTCGCCCTCCTTCCTGCCCCACGCGAAGTTGATGGCGGTGGCGGTGTCCGCGCATGCCACGCCCGTGGGCAGCGGCACCGTGGCGCGCACCGAGCGCATCCCCATCGAGCGGCGCGCCGAGGCAGCCGTCATCGCGTGGATGCGCCACCAGACGACGGCCTACGACAACCTCTCCATCGCCCGGGTGAAGGGGGCGCGGCGCGAGGTGCGTCGGGAGCTCGCCGAGGTGTCGCGCGCGGTGTTGGACCTGCATCGCCGTGAGGGCAGCCACCCGGTGGCCGCGTGCCCGCTGTGCAAGGCCCTCGCGCGGCTCGGCCCGGGTCAGTCCTCATAG
- a CDS encoding serine/threonine protein kinase, which produces MNERDTPDLPPGTNVNGAIIEELVERGGYGTVYRARDKLTGTLFALKFVPLHRAKQWAEREGVLAMPFQHKNLVQQVGFSYWPPVLPEFFCLKMIYVEGRPLDVWAWEENPDTWAVVGKVVGVARGLAVAHDKQVVHRDVKEANILVRDEDGEPVLVDFGAARREGQTTLTEGLFPPGTPHYRSPEAWRFGLEHWNDRRVTYRPGKADDQYALGVVLYRLLTRRFPFEVTWDDEASVKAVINQEPLPPHILNPNVPWVVSDVCMKLLEKTPEKRYPSVLELVKELAHLQARADASWQVPLHDGPRGARRGRRGAAAREKPEAAVPPVEPTPATPTPATVAHVPVQAMALQALRRAAVWMAVLVGVALAGWWLARRWRPESPSVASSAPSPTWKSPFGQEVAPPWPPPEIERAAAPPPVEKTPAVVASLVTRPKDDALKKQQAPQGDKKQKGALSPVARWCVGAAAAANTACPGAQVRPAPAPDAEPCPAGAVETMTETLGIDIGSKFDGLFAPNDRQGQFVSVREGLTSVKTGGTRGKLPVGSILYGRLYFGEGRVYGRFTQAQTPTGDTYKVCMQIFTGERMAKRGGGYYKPGPGTEMESGSTPDNVLIFWIEDLEAVDRFE; this is translated from the coding sequence ATGAACGAGCGGGACACGCCGGACCTGCCGCCCGGCACGAACGTCAACGGCGCGATCATCGAGGAGCTGGTGGAGCGCGGGGGCTACGGCACCGTGTACCGGGCACGGGACAAGCTGACGGGCACCCTGTTCGCCCTCAAGTTCGTCCCGCTCCACCGGGCGAAGCAGTGGGCCGAGCGCGAGGGCGTGCTCGCCATGCCCTTCCAGCACAAGAACCTCGTGCAGCAGGTGGGCTTCAGCTACTGGCCGCCCGTGCTGCCCGAGTTCTTCTGCTTGAAGATGATTTACGTCGAGGGCCGCCCGCTCGACGTGTGGGCCTGGGAAGAGAACCCCGATACGTGGGCCGTGGTGGGCAAGGTGGTGGGGGTAGCGCGCGGACTGGCCGTGGCGCATGACAAGCAGGTGGTCCACCGGGACGTGAAGGAGGCCAACATCCTCGTGCGCGACGAGGATGGGGAGCCGGTGCTGGTGGACTTCGGGGCCGCCAGGCGTGAGGGGCAGACCACTCTCACCGAGGGCCTGTTTCCCCCGGGGACGCCCCACTACCGCAGCCCGGAGGCGTGGCGCTTCGGCCTGGAGCACTGGAACGACCGGCGAGTCACCTACCGGCCCGGGAAGGCGGACGACCAATACGCACTGGGCGTGGTGCTCTACCGGCTGCTCACCCGCCGCTTCCCCTTCGAGGTGACGTGGGATGACGAGGCCTCGGTGAAGGCCGTCATCAACCAGGAGCCGCTGCCGCCGCACATCCTCAACCCCAACGTGCCGTGGGTGGTGAGTGACGTGTGCATGAAGCTCTTGGAGAAGACGCCGGAGAAGCGCTACCCGAGCGTCCTGGAGTTGGTGAAGGAGCTGGCGCACCTGCAGGCCCGTGCGGATGCGTCCTGGCAGGTGCCCCTGCATGACGGCCCCCGTGGAGCGAGGCGAGGCCGCCGGGGGGCCGCGGCGCGGGAGAAGCCCGAGGCGGCCGTGCCCCCCGTGGAGCCCACTCCGGCGACACCGACTCCGGCCACGGTGGCGCATGTGCCCGTGCAGGCCATGGCGCTCCAGGCGCTTCGGCGTGCGGCGGTGTGGATGGCCGTGCTGGTGGGAGTGGCCCTTGCCGGGTGGTGGCTCGCGCGGCGGTGGAGGCCCGAGTCCCCATCCGTGGCGTCCTCCGCCCCCTCCCCAACGTGGAAGTCACCTTTCGGTCAGGAAGTGGCGCCCCCGTGGCCGCCGCCGGAAATTGAGCGGGCCGCAGCTCCGCCCCCGGTGGAGAAGACTCCTGCGGTCGTCGCCTCGCTGGTGACGCGACCCAAGGACGACGCCTTGAAGAAGCAGCAGGCCCCCCAGGGGGACAAGAAGCAGAAGGGGGCCCTCTCACCCGTGGCCAGGTGGTGTGTCGGTGCCGCCGCTGCCGCCAACACGGCGTGTCCCGGTGCCCAGGTGCGTCCCGCCCCCGCCCCTGACGCCGAGCCGTGCCCGGCGGGTGCCGTCGAGACCATGACCGAAACGCTCGGCATTGACATTGGATCAAAGTTTGACGGTCTATTCGCCCCCAACGATCGCCAGGGCCAGTTCGTCTCCGTGCGCGAGGGACTCACCTCGGTGAAGACCGGCGGAACGCGGGGAAAACTGCCGGTGGGGAGCATCCTCTACGGACGTCTCTACTTCGGGGAAGGTCGCGTCTATGGCCGGTTCACCCAGGCCCAGACACCCACGGGGGACACCTACAAGGTCTGCATGCAAATCTTCACCGGGGAGCGTATGGCCAAGCGAGGCGGTGGGTACTACAAGCCCGGTCCCGGTACCGAGATGGAGTCAGGGAGTACGCCGGACAATGTCTTGATTTTCTGGATCGAAGACCTGGAGGCGGTGGATCGCTTCGAGTGA
- a CDS encoding SMI1/KNR4 family protein: MPIPLSNLLEEVSCDHFPHAPATPEEIEEFERRVGWTLDPDLRAFYLHCNGAELFKRLPNTPYRLLSLSEIIRARVAIYGEDDDKWGPASMYTLCDVQDGDYVLVDVARQENDRYSLTDGYHEAWPNPEYCGPVASSFSEFLEKALRSKGRLFYLQSTSQEQQPG; this comes from the coding sequence ATGCCCATCCCGCTCAGCAACCTGCTTGAAGAGGTCTCGTGCGACCACTTCCCGCATGCCCCCGCCACACCCGAGGAGATCGAGGAGTTTGAGCGGAGGGTGGGCTGGACGCTGGACCCCGACCTGCGGGCCTTCTACCTGCACTGCAACGGCGCCGAACTGTTCAAGCGGCTACCGAACACCCCGTATCGTCTCCTTTCCCTGTCCGAGATCATCCGGGCACGGGTAGCTATCTACGGGGAAGATGATGACAAGTGGGGCCCAGCCTCAATGTACACCCTCTGTGATGTACAGGACGGGGATTACGTACTGGTGGATGTAGCTCGCCAGGAGAACGACCGCTACTCCCTGACGGATGGCTACCACGAGGCGTGGCCGAACCCGGAGTACTGCGGGCCAGTCGCCAGTTCCTTCTCGGAATTCTTGGAGAAGGCGCTGCGCAGCAAGGGACGTCTGTTCTACTTGCAGTCGACCAGCCAGGAACAGCAGCCCGGCTGA
- a CDS encoding YkgJ family cysteine cluster protein — MKDGPLRRSIKRLARLRYDFDLAVTRLFLRARGEPRYRLTGACNGCGRCCESPTLAVSRPVFFLRSLRWLVLTWHRLVNGFEYVGEDRRHKLFVLRCTHYNATTKQCDSYDSRPGMCRDYPRNLAFEALPEFFPECGYSAVYKKAEPLRQALKNSNLSPEKYEELVRKLHLRE; from the coding sequence ATGAAGGACGGCCCCCTTCGCCGGAGCATCAAGCGCCTCGCGCGGCTGCGCTACGACTTCGACCTCGCCGTCACGCGGCTGTTCCTGCGTGCCCGGGGCGAGCCGCGCTACCGGCTGACGGGCGCGTGCAACGGGTGTGGCCGCTGCTGTGAGTCGCCTACCCTCGCCGTGAGCCGGCCGGTCTTCTTCCTGCGCTCGCTGCGCTGGCTCGTGCTCACCTGGCACCGGCTCGTCAACGGCTTCGAGTACGTGGGCGAGGACCGCCGGCACAAGCTCTTCGTCTTGCGCTGCACGCACTACAACGCCACGACGAAGCAGTGCGACTCCTACGACAGCCGGCCGGGGATGTGCCGCGACTACCCGCGCAACCTCGCCTTCGAGGCCCTGCCGGAGTTCTTCCCCGAATGCGGCTACTCGGCCGTCTACAAGAAGGCCGAGCCGCTGCGCCAGGCGCTCAAGAACAGCAACCTGTCGCCGGAGAAGTACGAGGAACTGGTGCGCAAGCTGCACCTGCGCGAATAG
- the rnz gene encoding ribonuclease Z — MSILRLTFLGTSAAQPTLHRNLSGLAVKANTDLLLFDCGEGSQRQMVRYGTGFSVDAVFFTHFHADHYLGIIGFLRTLGMMGRDGAVQLYGPPTARRLLHQAVHLGVESLSFPVEIHELRDGDIVRRHGYSVQAVAVDHRINALGYVLQEDERPGKFNLEKVKALGVPSGPLYGQLQRGEPVQLADGRTIRPEEVVGEQRPGRRLVISGDTRPCPAMVKASRDADLLIHESTFSDDEQARALETRHSTAREAAQVAREAGARRLILTHLSSRHDTDPTRLLTQAREEFKGPVEVAYDGLTVELPLRD; from the coding sequence ATGTCCATCCTCAGGCTCACCTTCCTCGGCACCTCGGCCGCCCAGCCGACGTTGCACCGCAACCTCTCCGGACTCGCGGTGAAGGCCAACACGGATCTGCTCCTCTTCGACTGTGGCGAGGGCAGTCAGCGGCAGATGGTGCGCTACGGCACCGGCTTCAGCGTGGACGCCGTCTTCTTCACCCACTTCCACGCCGACCACTACCTGGGCATCATCGGCTTCTTGCGCACGCTCGGGATGATGGGGCGCGACGGTGCCGTGCAACTCTATGGGCCCCCCACCGCGCGCCGGCTCTTGCACCAGGCGGTGCACCTGGGCGTGGAGTCCCTGTCCTTCCCGGTGGAGATCCACGAGCTGCGCGACGGCGACATCGTGCGGCGGCACGGCTACTCGGTGCAGGCCGTGGCGGTGGATCACCGCATCAACGCGCTCGGCTACGTGCTGCAGGAGGACGAGCGCCCGGGCAAGTTCAACCTGGAGAAGGTGAAGGCGCTCGGGGTGCCGTCCGGGCCGCTCTATGGCCAGCTCCAGCGGGGCGAGCCGGTGCAACTGGCCGACGGCCGCACCATCCGTCCCGAGGAGGTCGTCGGCGAGCAACGGCCCGGACGGCGGCTGGTCATCTCCGGGGACACCCGCCCCTGCCCCGCGATGGTGAAGGCCTCGCGGGACGCGGATCTGCTCATCCACGAGTCCACCTTCTCCGATGACGAGCAGGCGCGGGCCCTGGAGACGCGGCACTCGACGGCGCGCGAGGCGGCCCAGGTGGCGCGCGAGGCGGGCGCCCGGCGGCTCATCCTCACGCACCTGTCCAGCCGCCACGACACGGACCCGACCCGGCTGCTCACCCAGGCGCGCGAGGAGTTCAAGGGCCCCGTCGAGGTGGCCTACGACGGGCTCACCGTGGAGCTGCCCCTGCGCGACTGA
- a CDS encoding TetR/AcrR family transcriptional regulator — protein MARPADPHARAALIAAARAEFMKKGLKGARIEDITAACGLSKGAFYLHVASKEALFGEVLGEFMSSLQGLIDQRREETEQFFAEQGAVEASDVSERSARYERLLAMSAEGDLRTLELMWAYRDVMQVLMRGSQGTDFESLMWGFVDREVSRVAQEFRRLQSGRALRSDVPSEVIGSLIVGTYVLLAQRMSQMQEKPDLAAWANSIHLLIREGCVPRCDVAAPVEPPRAPPPKPSTSSRRASSRALSRTRSTPRSGS, from the coding sequence ATGGCCCGTCCCGCGGATCCACACGCCCGAGCAGCACTGATCGCCGCCGCCCGGGCGGAGTTCATGAAGAAGGGGCTGAAGGGCGCGCGCATCGAGGACATCACCGCCGCGTGCGGACTCTCCAAGGGCGCCTTCTACCTGCACGTCGCGTCCAAGGAGGCCCTCTTCGGAGAGGTGCTCGGCGAGTTCATGTCCTCGCTGCAGGGCCTCATCGACCAGCGGCGCGAGGAGACGGAGCAGTTCTTCGCCGAGCAGGGCGCGGTGGAGGCGAGCGACGTGTCCGAGCGCTCCGCGCGCTACGAGCGCCTGTTGGCGATGAGCGCCGAGGGGGACCTGCGCACGCTCGAGCTGATGTGGGCCTACCGCGACGTGATGCAGGTGCTCATGCGCGGCAGTCAGGGCACGGACTTCGAGTCCTTGATGTGGGGCTTCGTGGACCGCGAGGTGTCGCGGGTGGCCCAGGAGTTCCGGCGCCTGCAGTCCGGCCGCGCGCTGCGCTCGGACGTGCCCTCCGAGGTCATCGGCTCGCTCATCGTCGGCACCTACGTGTTGCTGGCGCAGCGGATGAGCCAGATGCAGGAGAAGCCGGACCTGGCCGCCTGGGCCAACTCCATCCACCTGCTCATCCGCGAGGGCTGCGTGCCCCGGTGTGACGTGGCCGCCCCGGTGGAGCCGCCGCGCGCGCCGCCACCGAAGCCTTCGACTTCTTCGCGCCGGGCCTCGTCCCGCGCGCTTTCCCGCACTCGCAGTACCCCGAGGTCAGGATCGTGA
- a CDS encoding alpha/beta fold hydrolase: protein MNAIFSRPVSLPGLRMQALEAGPAQGPLVLLLHGFPELSESWREVMGPLAAAGFRVVAPDMRGYGDTERPETGYDLDTLAMDVVHLARHLSPGRPVHLVGHDWGGIIAFYVAAHHPEVVDRLAVVNAPHPALLVRELAKPAQMLRSWYAFFFLLPWLPERLLSAGGGALVSRMLRRQMVDDSRVPPGKLAEYEAHFSRPEAVRPPITYYRELFRLLFTPGGRRRLLATPRARAPLMLIWGERDPSLRTTFTQGLEPYFEQRPIVRRLPEEGHTLPLEAPDKVASLLLEHFRAARATSGVERVDVHAREQSHALHHPV from the coding sequence ATGAACGCCATCTTCTCCCGTCCCGTCTCGCTGCCCGGTCTCCGCATGCAGGCCCTGGAGGCGGGGCCCGCCCAGGGGCCGCTCGTGCTCCTGCTCCATGGGTTCCCCGAATTGTCCGAGAGCTGGCGCGAGGTGATGGGCCCGCTGGCGGCGGCGGGCTTCCGCGTCGTCGCGCCGGACATGCGCGGCTATGGCGACACGGAGCGTCCCGAGACGGGCTACGACCTGGACACCCTGGCGATGGATGTCGTCCACCTGGCGCGGCACCTGAGTCCGGGCCGGCCGGTGCACCTCGTGGGGCATGACTGGGGCGGCATCATCGCCTTCTACGTGGCCGCCCATCACCCGGAGGTGGTGGACCGGCTGGCCGTGGTCAACGCCCCGCATCCGGCGCTGCTCGTGCGCGAGCTGGCCAAACCCGCGCAGATGCTGCGCTCCTGGTACGCCTTCTTCTTCCTGTTGCCGTGGCTGCCCGAGCGGCTGTTGTCCGCGGGGGGTGGTGCCCTGGTGTCCCGGATGCTGCGGCGGCAGATGGTGGACGACTCGCGCGTGCCTCCGGGAAAGCTGGCGGAGTACGAGGCCCACTTCTCGCGGCCCGAGGCGGTGCGCCCGCCCATCACCTACTACCGCGAGCTGTTCCGCTTGCTCTTCACGCCCGGGGGCAGGCGCCGGCTGCTCGCCACGCCGCGTGCGCGCGCTCCGCTGATGCTCATCTGGGGAGAGCGGGATCCCTCCCTGCGCACGACGTTCACCCAGGGCCTGGAGCCGTACTTCGAGCAGCGTCCCATCGTGCGCCGGCTGCCCGAGGAGGGCCACACCCTGCCGCTCGAGGCGCCGGACAAGGTGGCGTCGCTGCTGCTCGAGCACTTCCGCGCCGCGCGGGCCACGAGTGGCGTGGAGCGGGTGGACGTGCACGCCCGGGAGCAGTCGCACGCGCTTCATCACCCGGTGTAG
- a CDS encoding efflux RND transporter periplasmic adaptor subunit — MKLFRTPLVAGLAAVGMAAASLSLSGCRADAAQTPATPAATPGLQSVTLAAPRAVRSTPREEVTGTLFPSQALQVGFEVGGRLEKVRVKKGQTVQEGQTLGQLNPEISDAQLAQAQASVAAAEVSAAMAADVAERNAKLQQQGNVSDLQNRTSSTQARQAEAQLLAARAQLSQAQAGRRRHDLKAPFAGTVTDAPEQVGAIVGPGVALFSLENVGTLLLKTTVAESTRARLKPGTRVRVEVIGGSTFTDEAVIRTVIPSADPATRRIPVDILVPNKDGRFVANTLARVVLPLGEAEEAHALPTSALSSSGGDHVFVVAPSGEVRRVDVQVLERGVREVVVKAAAPLDKVVEYLTPSLTEGTRVSVK, encoded by the coding sequence GTGAAACTCTTCAGGACGCCGCTCGTCGCCGGGCTCGCCGCCGTGGGCATGGCCGCCGCCTCGTTGTCCCTCTCGGGTTGCCGCGCGGACGCGGCCCAGACGCCCGCGACTCCGGCCGCCACGCCGGGCCTCCAGTCGGTGACGCTCGCCGCGCCGCGCGCCGTGCGCAGCACGCCTCGCGAGGAGGTGACGGGCACGCTCTTCCCCTCCCAGGCGTTGCAGGTGGGCTTCGAGGTGGGAGGCCGGCTGGAGAAGGTGCGGGTGAAGAAGGGGCAGACGGTGCAGGAGGGCCAGACGCTCGGCCAGCTCAACCCGGAGATCTCCGACGCCCAGCTCGCCCAGGCGCAGGCCTCGGTGGCCGCCGCCGAGGTGAGCGCCGCCATGGCCGCGGACGTGGCCGAGCGCAACGCGAAGCTGCAGCAGCAGGGCAACGTGAGTGACTTGCAGAACCGCACCTCCAGCACCCAGGCGCGTCAGGCCGAGGCCCAGTTGCTCGCCGCCCGCGCGCAGCTCTCCCAGGCGCAGGCGGGCCGCCGTCGGCATGACCTCAAGGCGCCCTTCGCCGGCACTGTCACCGACGCGCCCGAGCAGGTGGGCGCCATCGTGGGCCCGGGCGTGGCGCTCTTCTCCCTGGAGAACGTGGGCACGCTGCTGCTCAAGACGACGGTGGCCGAGTCCACGCGCGCGCGCCTCAAGCCGGGCACCCGGGTGCGTGTGGAGGTCATCGGCGGCAGCACCTTCACGGACGAGGCCGTCATCCGTACCGTCATCCCCTCGGCGGACCCGGCCACGCGCCGCATCCCGGTGGACATCCTCGTGCCGAACAAGGACGGCCGCTTCGTGGCCAACACCCTGGCGCGCGTGGTGCTGCCGCTGGGCGAGGCGGAGGAGGCCCATGCCCTGCCGACGAGCGCGCTGTCCTCCTCCGGGGGAGACCACGTGTTCGTGGTGGCGCCCTCGGGCGAGGTGCGCCGCGTGGACGTCCAGGTGCTCGAGCGCGGGGTGCGCGAGGTGGTGGTGAAGGCCGCCGCGCCGCTGGACAAGGTCGTCGAGTACCTCACGCCTTCCCTCACCGAGGGGACGCGCGTCTCCGTGAAGTAG
- a CDS encoding rhomboid family intramembrane serine protease has protein sequence MIPLSDDNPTLRSPVITYLFLGAIGATWVLVQGAGLNPLELATSVCNLGLVPGELTGLAPEGFPVQIGEGLACVVDREPINTFTPLTSMFLHGSWSHILGNCLFFWVFGNNVEDSMGRLRFIVFYIVCGLAAAAAQVMVDPSSPIPMVGASGAISGVMGAYLLLYPRVRVNMLFIFIIFFKVIPLPAWLVLLYWFGLQVITGLPQLNSLSAEGGSGVAVWAHVGGFVAGLVLIKLFENPRLTRQRSGWRHRLHPDHP, from the coding sequence ATGATTCCCCTCAGTGACGACAACCCCACGCTCCGCAGTCCCGTCATCACCTACCTGTTCCTCGGCGCCATCGGCGCCACCTGGGTGCTCGTCCAGGGAGCGGGCTTGAATCCGCTGGAGCTGGCCACCAGCGTGTGCAACCTCGGGCTCGTGCCGGGCGAGCTCACCGGCCTGGCCCCCGAGGGCTTCCCCGTGCAAATCGGCGAGGGCCTCGCGTGCGTGGTGGACCGCGAGCCCATCAACACCTTCACGCCCCTCACCTCCATGTTCCTGCATGGCAGCTGGAGCCACATCCTCGGCAACTGCCTCTTCTTCTGGGTGTTCGGCAACAACGTGGAAGACAGCATGGGGCGGCTGCGCTTCATCGTCTTCTACATCGTGTGTGGCCTGGCGGCGGCGGCGGCGCAGGTGATGGTGGACCCTTCCTCGCCCATCCCCATGGTGGGGGCCTCGGGCGCCATCTCCGGCGTCATGGGCGCCTACCTGCTGCTCTACCCGCGCGTGCGGGTGAACATGCTCTTCATCTTCATCATCTTCTTCAAGGTGATTCCCCTGCCCGCGTGGCTGGTGCTCCTCTATTGGTTTGGGCTCCAGGTCATCACCGGCCTGCCCCAGCTCAACTCCCTGAGCGCCGAGGGTGGCAGTGGCGTGGCGGTGTGGGCCCACGTGGGTGGCTTCGTCGCGGGGCTCGTCCTCATCAAGCTCTTCGAGAACCCCCGGCTCACCCGTCAGCGCTCGGGCTGGCGGCACCGCCTGCACCCCGACCATCCGTGA
- a CDS encoding DUF2381 family protein: MFASSPAALLALVLLAGAGATAEPLLPDCEASPSRVELPAEPTGKVEEVCISPELPITFRFDSPLVPGSLELQARERFEDVAPGTRSFTLHPPAALQAGERFKVVVRFADGAAPTSATFILVGHSALGTRQVNVFRHKRTVEDYQKETQEERKKSQQLGQELERLRTEMGPGGLAGLIASGLMTVDDTGVKAKHIRRDVTQPASNALVLRRVFSYRVTTRQENLLRVAVAMQLVNQGTQPWALQGAALVGKDQEPKPMKVSWQPSPVLPGAEETEVVVVEWELTAREAQGPFTLRLWDQSGKRLITLGNVTFP, from the coding sequence GTGTTCGCCTCGTCCCCCGCCGCCCTCCTGGCGCTGGTGCTCCTCGCGGGGGCCGGCGCCACCGCCGAACCTCTTCTCCCAGACTGTGAGGCGTCCCCGTCCCGCGTGGAGCTACCAGCGGAGCCCACCGGGAAGGTGGAGGAGGTGTGCATCAGCCCGGAACTCCCCATCACCTTCCGCTTCGATTCGCCGCTGGTGCCGGGCTCGCTGGAACTGCAAGCGCGCGAGCGTTTCGAGGACGTGGCCCCTGGGACGCGGAGCTTCACCCTCCATCCTCCGGCGGCTCTCCAGGCCGGGGAGAGGTTCAAGGTGGTGGTGCGCTTCGCGGACGGAGCGGCTCCGACGAGCGCCACCTTCATTCTAGTGGGACACTCCGCACTCGGGACACGGCAGGTGAACGTGTTCCGCCACAAGCGCACCGTGGAGGACTACCAGAAGGAAACCCAGGAGGAGCGCAAGAAGTCCCAGCAACTCGGCCAGGAGCTTGAACGCCTGCGGACGGAGATGGGACCGGGTGGTCTCGCGGGGCTGATCGCCAGCGGGTTGATGACGGTGGACGACACGGGCGTGAAAGCCAAGCACATAAGGAGAGATGTCACCCAGCCCGCGAGCAACGCTCTCGTTCTTCGCCGTGTCTTCAGCTACCGCGTCACCACTCGTCAGGAGAACCTGTTGCGGGTAGCCGTGGCTATGCAACTGGTGAACCAGGGCACGCAGCCCTGGGCGCTCCAGGGGGCGGCGCTGGTGGGCAAGGACCAGGAGCCCAAGCCGATGAAGGTGAGCTGGCAACCCTCGCCCGTCCTGCCGGGCGCAGAGGAGACGGAAGTGGTCGTGGTGGAGTGGGAGCTGACGGCCCGGGAAGCCCAAGGCCCCTTCACCTTGAGGCTGTGGGACCAGAGTGGGAAGCGTCTCATCACCCTCGGCAACGTGACCTTCCCGTGA